Proteins encoded together in one Bacillus marinisedimentorum window:
- a CDS encoding CDP-alcohol phosphatidyltransferase family protein, protein MLDTRARHLVQPAIEKTGRGLLNLGLSANQVTTIAFIIGASSGLFIYLGQPLWAVAVLWLSGFLDAVDGTMARLTKPSTFGTVLDVSYDRLVEISVILGLAFRYPEAMWALLLLSVAIIYAMTIFLTVGAVTEKSGMKSFYYQPGLAERTEGFVLFTLMILFPEFLVTITLMFLAVEVFTSLQRLMEAKRILKG, encoded by the coding sequence ATGTTAGATACAAGAGCACGCCATCTAGTTCAACCGGCTATTGAGAAAACGGGCAGGGGGCTGTTGAATCTCGGTCTCAGTGCAAACCAGGTGACAACAATCGCATTTATTATCGGGGCATCATCCGGGTTGTTCATTTATTTGGGCCAGCCGCTCTGGGCAGTGGCCGTTTTGTGGCTATCAGGTTTTCTGGATGCGGTAGACGGCACGATGGCAAGGCTGACGAAGCCATCCACGTTTGGCACGGTTCTTGATGTAAGTTATGACCGGCTTGTGGAAATCAGTGTGATCCTGGGTCTGGCTTTCCGATATCCTGAAGCGATGTGGGCATTGCTCCTATTGAGTGTAGCCATCATTTACGCCATGACTATTTTTCTGACGGTGGGTGCCGTAACCGAAAAAAGCGGCATGAAATCTTTCTATTATCAGCCTGGTCTTGCTGAACGGACAGAAGGGTTCGTCCTGTTCACACTCATGATTCTTTTTCCTGAGTTCCTTGTAACCATCACACTTATGTTTCTGGCGGTTGAAGTCTTCACATCGCTGCAGCGGCTGATGGAAGCGAAACGGATTTTAAAAGGATAA
- a CDS encoding dihydrolipoyl dehydrogenase family protein, translating to MKEYQVIVIGGGAGGLTVAAGAASLGATVAVVEKSKNPGGDCLHSGCVPSKALIEAARSVYDIGRAAVEFGLEMDGKPSFQAAMERVKASIAKIQTHDSIERFAALGVDFYEGSACFADEHIIEIHGKEQHHIRGRRIIIATGSRPFIPQIPGLDSIHYITNETVFSLERLPERIVTVGAGPTGLEVSQALARLGARVTVLEIGKNLLPGEDRGVVQCVKGRLEKELSIRLGCNIIHVKGENGETVLTVEQNGVTDEIRAEALFLAAGRLPNTDGLCLEKAGVKTENGYVKVDRCMRTSNKHIYAVGDVTGKYMFTHAAGMEGKIAVSNAVFGLSRKVRYDSLPWVTYTDPEIYHLGLTEKEARLKYGSSIEVYKAAAGDVDRFITAREKEGLLKVITDKKGNILGAHAAGKDASTWMQQLVYAKHHNRKIGTISSVIHPYPTRGAIIQQAADQYWRQKLFNGPLNRILKNYVKWML from the coding sequence ATGAAAGAATATCAGGTGATCGTAATCGGAGGCGGTGCCGGGGGCCTGACGGTTGCTGCCGGGGCAGCGAGCCTCGGGGCGACTGTCGCTGTAGTTGAAAAGAGCAAGAACCCGGGTGGTGATTGTCTTCACTCGGGCTGCGTCCCGTCAAAAGCGCTTATAGAAGCAGCCCGGTCCGTTTATGACATCGGAAGGGCAGCAGTTGAATTCGGTTTGGAAATGGACGGAAAACCGTCTTTTCAGGCGGCGATGGAACGGGTTAAAGCTTCCATTGCTAAAATCCAGACTCATGACAGTATAGAGCGGTTTGCCGCGTTGGGCGTCGATTTTTATGAGGGAAGTGCCTGCTTTGCGGATGAACATATAATTGAAATTCACGGAAAAGAGCAGCATCACATCAGGGGGCGGCGGATTATCATTGCAACAGGTTCAAGGCCGTTCATTCCACAAATCCCGGGACTTGACTCCATTCATTATATTACGAATGAAACCGTGTTTTCACTCGAAAGACTGCCCGAACGGATCGTGACTGTAGGGGCCGGGCCGACAGGGCTTGAGGTTTCGCAGGCCCTGGCCCGCCTCGGGGCCCGTGTCACGGTTCTTGAAATCGGGAAGAACTTGCTGCCGGGGGAAGACAGGGGTGTGGTCCAGTGCGTGAAAGGCCGACTTGAGAAAGAGCTGTCTATCAGGCTCGGATGTAATATTATCCATGTGAAAGGGGAGAACGGCGAAACGGTTCTGACCGTCGAGCAGAATGGTGTAACGGATGAAATAAGGGCAGAGGCACTTTTCCTGGCAGCAGGGCGGCTTCCGAATACAGATGGCCTGTGTCTGGAAAAAGCGGGCGTTAAAACGGAAAACGGATATGTGAAAGTGGATCGCTGCATGCGGACCTCAAACAAGCATATATACGCGGTCGGCGACGTAACCGGCAAGTATATGTTTACACATGCCGCCGGTATGGAGGGTAAAATAGCCGTAAGCAATGCAGTGTTCGGTTTAAGCAGGAAAGTGCGCTACGACAGTTTGCCGTGGGTAACGTATACAGACCCGGAAATCTATCACCTTGGACTGACGGAGAAAGAAGCGCGGCTTAAGTACGGCAGCAGTATTGAGGTGTATAAAGCAGCAGCTGGGGATGTGGACCGGTTTATCACAGCAAGAGAAAAAGAAGGCCTCTTGAAAGTAATCACCGATAAAAAAGGAAACATACTAGGAGCCCATGCCGCCGGGAAGGACGCCAGCACATGGATGCAGCAGCTCGTATACGCAAAACACCACAACCGCAAAATCGGAACCATCTCCAGCGTCATCCACCCCTACCCGACCCGGGGAGCCATCATCCAGCAAGCAGCCGACCAATACTGGCGCCAAAAACTGTTCAACGGCCCACTGAACCGGATCTTGAAAAACTACGTGAAATGGATGTTGTGA